In the genome of Eschrichtius robustus isolate mEscRob2 chromosome 2, mEscRob2.pri, whole genome shotgun sequence, the window tgaaaacaaTAAGAAAGTTAACTACAAATTCATCTGCTTTTGGTTTTCACCATGAGCGGCAATTCTAAGCAATGtcattcattaaatattctttctctGGGAAATTTCTTTGGTTGGCCTAACATTTGCAATTATTACAGTCTCTGTTGAGTTTTAATAATGTACATACAGAAGCTGTAAATTAGATGTTTGTATTACTTATAAATGCTGTATACGTAAACAATAAATTCTGCATTCCACATGGAAGGGTATTTGGAGACACACAGGGACTTCGCCACATGCTTTGGAGAGTAAATTTCTATCAGTTTTGTAATAATTCAAGGTCCTTTTGCAGAAAGCTTGTGCCTCTAACCCCAATGGACACAGTAGcttggaaataaaaatgagataaaaaggGCAGGGAttgtaaagacaaagaaacaagtaGGAGTTACTTCATTCCATGTAACTCTTCAGAGACTCTGTGCTTAAAACGTAAAAACATGAAACAAAGTGGGACCTGCAAGAACAATATTTTTGCTTGGGGCAAATTTTAGTTCACACGTGAAATATCTTTGTGAGTTTATCTGCAAGGAAAAGCATTTTTGCTTAAGTCCAAATGTGACGCGAAATATTTTCCTGAATTTGAATAATATCTTTGACATTGAAAGGAAACTGTAAATTGTTTTAACACGTGAAAGACCGAATCCAGAAATACCATTATTAGGATCGATCATTATGAGGTTATTACTGAAAATAGTTTTGTTCTATGGCGCGGTGTGGGAGCTGGGACCCTTCTCTCCAAATACCCGGGGCCTTTGTCGCCAAGAGCCGCTAAGGGGAAGGAGTCCTTTAGAGGGAGAGGACCCTAGCGAGGGCGACAGGGACCACCGCGGAGACGTGGCTACCGCGAGTCCCCCGAAAGCGGGCGCAGCGACACGCCCAGGCCCCCAGGCCCGgctgcggggcggggcggggcggggcgcggcgcggcgcggcgcgcggCGCGCGTTCCCGACGCCacgccggccccgccccctccgcgCGCCCGCAGAGCTacgacggggagggggcgggaccCGACGCGTCCTGCTCAGTCCGAGGCGCGGCCCCACCCCGGGTCCCCCGCCGTCTGCCAATCAGACGCCGAGAGGGGCGGGCGCGCCTGGGCTTCCTGGTGGCCCCACTCCCTCGTGCGGCCGCGTTCCCGCGGCGTGGGGGGGGCGTGGCCTGGGCGCGGTACGTATAAAggcgggcggcggcggaggcGCCATTTTGCGAACGGCGAGCAGCGGCGGGGGCGCGGAGAGGCGCAGCGGAGGTTTTCCTGGTTTCGGACCCCAGCGGCCGGATGGTGAAATCCTCCCTGCAGCGGATCCTGAACAGCCACTGCTTCGCCAGAGAAAAGGAGGGGGATAAACCCAGCGCCACCGTCCACGCCACCCGCACCATGCCGCTCCTCAGCCTGCACAGCCGCGGAGGCCGCAGCAGCGAGAGGTgagcgccccgcccccgcccgaaGCTTCCAGAAGCGCCGCCGCGCAGGCCGGCAGGCGGCCGGCCGCGGGGCGCCACGGAAGTCCCGGGAGCGCGAGGTCCGCCCCTTTGTCGAGGCCACAGtcgcggcgggggggggggggcaaaggGGGTCTCTGATTGGATTGAGGGGCCCGCAGGCTACTTGGTCGGATTGGGGGGGGACACGAGGATTTCCGGTTGGATTGGGGGGCCGCCAGGGTACCTGGTTGGGATTGGGGGGCACGGGAGTCCACGGTCCGGTTTGGGGGTGGGAGATTCCGGGGTCGGGTTTGGAGGGCGGTCGGGCCGGCGGGTCGCGGGAATCTGCGCTTTGCGGGCGCGGAGGTTTTAGGCGCTTAGCGGAGCGGCCCTTCCCCCTATCCCGCGCCCCGACGTGGCCCCGGGACGCGGCAGCCCTCGCGATCACTTTTTAGCCCCGAGGATGCGCGGAGCCGGGCGGCGCCACGTAGACGGCGCCCGGGGCCCTTCTCGGCGTGGCGGCCGGCCCGCCTCTCCCCCGTAGGACGGCTGGGTCGAGGGCGGTCGTGGCCGGGGGCGGGGGTCTAGGTGAGCCGCGCTCGCCGCGGATCGCGAGCTGTTTGACCACGGCCCCGGGGGTGCCCTCGCGCGGTCCTTGAGCCACGATGCCGGCGCCCGCGGGTCGGGCGCCCCGGATGGGAGCCGAGCAAAATGGAGGCGACCGCGGGGCCTGTTGACACTGCGCAGCAAATGGCTGCTGGCGCTGCCGGCTGCGCGATTGTGAAAACCTCCCCCGGGGCCGAGGGCCGCTCTGCCGAGATGACGCAAGCGGAGGCCTCGGGGTGCGCGCGGGAGGGCGTCTGCGCGGGCCCGTCTCCGCTGCGCCGGCGGGGACACCGAACTGGCCCCGCGCCTCCCGGCGGGTGCCGACGACGAAAGGGCCGCAGTAGGGACTGCTTCAGTGGAAGGACGGCTTTGCTGGACTCTTAAGAAAACGCTGTTAGAGCTTCAGGTCTGCTGGAGACTGCAAAGTGGAAAAGGGGAAGCTGAAGCGCTGGACTTAGAAGTGGGAAGTAGAACCTGGCGCAGGGCTGGGTGGGGCGACACTTAGCGCCGGTCAGAAGATAGTTGAAGGGTAGAAGAGGCACCCAGGGGACGGGTTGGACCTTACCAGCGTCACCACCCGAGGAGGTGGATTTGAGGGGCTTCTTGTTGCTGTGGCTGCTGACCAGACGGAGGCAGATGTTGACTCTGCACCCGACGTAAACATTGCGCTTGAAAGATGGAGGCGCGTCCCAGGGACCTGGGCTCTGGTAGGCCTTGGTCTTCCGCTTGGCCTTGCTGGGGCTCGGGTCCCTGGCAGCGGAGGCGGGGCGTCTCCCCCAGTGCTGCTCACCAATGCCTTTCCTCCAGTTCCAGGGTGTCCATCAACTGCTGTAGTAACCTGGGTCCAGGGCCTCGGTGGTGCTCCTGATGTCCCTCACCCACCCCTGAAGATCCCAGGTGGGCGAGGGAATAGTCAGAGGGATCACAATCTTTCAGCTAATTTATTTTACTCTGTAAGTATCCTCGTTCCTCGGACCTCTGGGTACgtgaggtggggggcggggggtagcCAGACCCACAAAATGTTTTATGCACCTTTCGTGTGCCAGGAACTCTCCACATGGTTTTCCTGAATCCAAGATTGAAGGAACAAAGGTGCAGACTGCAGCGCAGGCTTTGCGTGAGCCTCTAGTAGCTGTTGGCAGCTCCTGTTTGTGCTCAGCCTGGGGCTCGTGCTCTGGCCTTGGGTGGAACCACCATTCCTCAGAGGCCCGGGAGGCTCCACACCCAAACAGCGCTGCAGGGCGTGGGGTGAACGGTCATATGGGTGCTTTTCTGGGTTTTCCAGACTGTCAGGGTACCAAGGGGAAAGATCCCCAGGCTGTGAAGGCTGGCGTTCAAGGTTGGATTTGGTCTTCTTCCGCAGGATAATCGGCTGAATGTAACAGAGGAACTAACGTCTAATAACAAGACGAGAATTTTTAACATCCAGTCCAGGCTCACGGATGCCAAACACATTAACTGGAGAGCGGTGCTGAGCAGCAGCTGCCTCTACGTTGAGATCCCAGGCGGCGCTCTGCCCGAGGGGAGCAAGGACAGGTGAGGGCGGGCCTGTGTGTGCCTGGGGGGCAGAGCGAGGCAAACCGTGTTTGCACCTCAAAGTTGGACTCCAGAGGAGGGAAGCCTGAGTCAGGAGCCAGGTGGTGGTTATTGTTTCCGGAGTGAGGGTTCCCCTTTTAAGCAGTGGACCAGCAGTATCACCCAAGGGACACCAGGGGCCATCTGTGGTTGTCACATTGTGGGTGTTGCTCATGGTGTCAAGTGCGTGGGGCCAGGGATACCCCACAGTGCCCAGGACGGTCCCCCAGAGTGACCTGGCTCCAATGTCAGCAGTGGCAAGGCTGACCCTGGATTAGACCCGGGAGAGGCTGGTGCTCCCAGTATGCAGATGAGGCCACAGACAAGTGGGAGAGCTGGGCTAGGGCCCCTGTGGGGCGGCCGGGGCGCGGGCCCTGACGCTGGAACCTCAGCTTCGCAGTTCTTCTCGAGTTTGCTGAGGAGCAGCTCCGCGCTGACCACGTCTTCGTTTGCCTCCATAAGAACCGCGATGACCGAGGTGAGTGATCTCCACGCgggggagaggagatgggagagGCTGCCCActggcctggaggccaggcccagGGTGGGGTCCACGCGGTCCAGGGGCCGCGCTACACCCTGCTGGGCAGTCCCCTTGCCCTAGACTTGGGCCTTCTGTCTCAGGCGGTCCCCGGGCCGGCAGGACTCTGGGCCCTGCAGGTGGACGGGGTGTTCTGACCTGATGGTGTCTCCTCCGCAGCCGCCTTGCTCCGTACCTTCAGCTTTCTGGGCTTTGAGATTGTGAGACCGGGGCATCCCCTTGTCCCCAAGAGACCCGACGCTTGCTTCATGGCCTACACGTTTGAGAGGGAGTCCTCCGGTGAGGAGGAGTAGTGTGAGGCCCCTGAGGCCCCTGGGGCTCGATTGCAGACCGTTCCGTGTGCACTTGCTGCCGTGCTTCGGGCGGGTGGTGTGATCAACTGCGCGCTGACCTGCGTCagcctgctcacctgctgggttTGTCCGCATGTCGTAATTGTGCAAATAAATGCTCACTCCAAATTAGCCGTGTATTTCTTGAAGTTTAATATTGTGTTTGTGATACTGAAGTATTTGCtttaattctaaataaaaatttatattttacttttttattgctgGTTTAAGATGATTCAGGTTATCCTTGTACCTTGAGGAGGAGTTTCTTATTTGAAGTCTTTTGGAAACAGTCTTAGGTCTCTTAACTTGGAAAGATAGGTATTAATCTACCCTTCTATTGCTCTCAAAAATCCAAATAAAACGATTACCCTTCCAAGACCTGTGTTGGCTCAGTGGTGTTGACAGGGGCGCTGTCTGAATGGAGGGCAGGTGGAGGGGTGGGCCGGGGCCAAGGGGAGAGGGGCCTCGAGGTTGCCTGGGGTTCAGGGAGCTGTGCGAGCGTCCTGAGCTGAGTGACTCCCCTACACACACTTCTTTCTGCAGAGGGGTGGGGAAGCCGAGGGCCCCGTCTCATCTCTGGCCACAGCCAGCCTTGGCCTCCTGTGGGCAGCTCGGCCCTGGGGCTCCACCCCAGCTGCTCCATACCTCGCCTTCCCGCCGCTTCCAGGGCAGATGGCAGCCTGCCCCACCCCACACCTTGGGCCGTCACTCCCCTTTCCCAGTGCCATTCCCTGGGGTGGCTGAGGCTGGCTGGAGTGGCCTGGTTCCAGTCTGAAGCCGTTCACTGGGTCCTGGGaagtggcggggggcggggcaggggctgcCTGGGACTTTTCCAGCTTGGGGGCGGGGTGGTGTCTAGCCGTGGGCACCCTGCCCTTTAGCCTTTGTACAGTGTCGTGCCGGGGCAGGAGCACTGCTGGTGGGTGTCCTGGccggggcagaggtgggga includes:
- the OAZ1 gene encoding LOW QUALITY PROTEIN: ornithine decarboxylase antizyme 1 (The sequence of the model RefSeq protein was modified relative to this genomic sequence to represent the inferred CDS: deleted 1 base in 1 codon), coding for MVKSSLQRILNSHCFAREKEGDKPSATVHATRTMPLLSLHSRGGRSSESSRVSINCCSNLGPGPRWCSDVPHPPLKIPGGRGNSQRDHNLSANLFYSDNRLNVTEELTSNNKTRIFNIQSRLTDAKHINWRAVLSSSCLYVEIPGGALPEGSKDSFAVLLEFAEEQLRADHVFVCLHKNRDDRAALLRTFSFLGFEIVRPGHPLVPKRPDACFMAYTFERESSGEEE